In a single window of the Candidatus Saccharimonadales bacterium genome:
- a CDS encoding HAD family hydrolase, whose protein sequence is MSEFRAVILDLDGTVVEPTPSALPSERVVNAVKNTVESQTRVSVATGRPYWMAKNIINRLGVVDFCAINGGAEVYDPVKDERVYYTKIPRLSQRAVVTICHNMGIDVYDAESQVVGTPIERPSAVDENNVKLFISGLEEIRADELLEELRPIDDVFPVKSTSWSPGEVVDIHITHNLATKEQTAKAILEAYGIDPDHSIGIGDSCNDMPLFAVVGRSFAMGNSHIDLKNVADDVTASLKDDGVAVVLEKFFPTPASSSIKTQAFSIPAFSPGRVPIA, encoded by the coding sequence ATGAGCGAATTTAGGGCAGTTATTCTTGATTTAGATGGCACTGTTGTAGAGCCCACACCTAGCGCACTTCCATCGGAGCGGGTGGTAAATGCTGTTAAGAACACCGTGGAGAGCCAAACCAGAGTCAGCGTCGCCACTGGCCGTCCATATTGGATGGCTAAAAATATCATTAATCGTCTGGGCGTGGTTGATTTTTGCGCCATAAACGGCGGTGCCGAAGTTTACGACCCCGTCAAGGACGAGCGAGTATATTACACTAAAATCCCCAGACTTAGCCAGCGGGCCGTCGTGACAATTTGCCACAATATGGGAATTGACGTTTATGATGCAGAGAGTCAGGTGGTTGGGACGCCAATAGAAAGACCGTCGGCTGTTGACGAGAACAACGTTAAGTTGTTTATTTCCGGCTTGGAAGAGATTCGCGCTGATGAGCTCTTAGAAGAATTGCGGCCGATTGATGATGTTTTCCCTGTGAAGTCTACCTCGTGGTCGCCGGGTGAAGTTGTCGATATTCATATTACTCACAACTTGGCTACCAAGGAACAAACCGCCAAAGCAATTTTAGAAGCTTATGGGATTGACCCCGACCACAGCATAGGTATAGGCGACAGCTGTAACGATATGCCATTGTTTGCCGTAGTTGGCAGAAGCTTTGCAATGGGTAACTCGCATATTGACCTCAAAAATGTAGCCGACGATGTGACGGCCAGCCTCAAAGACGATGGCGTGGCTGTTGTTTTAGAAAAATTTTTTCCAACTCCAGCATCATCGTCAATAAAAACTCAGGCTTTTAGTATTCCTGCTTTTAGCCCCGGTCGCGTCCCAATAGCTTAG
- a CDS encoding MmcQ/YjbR family DNA-binding protein gives MKTHKEVEDYILSLSGAKLDYPFGEGTAVYKLNDKMFALIAEGSDPLRLSLKCDPKLAEILRERYETVMSGYHLNKKHWNTIILTGQLADDEVKDLIRHSYELVKN, from the coding sequence GTGAAAACCCATAAAGAGGTAGAAGATTATATTTTAAGTTTGTCGGGCGCTAAGCTAGACTATCCGTTCGGCGAAGGTACGGCAGTTTATAAGCTGAACGATAAGATGTTTGCGCTGATTGCCGAAGGCAGCGACCCTTTGCGTCTGAGCCTAAAGTGCGACCCTAAATTAGCTGAAATTCTGCGCGAACGTTATGAAACCGTGATGTCGGGCTACCACCTAAATAAAAAGCACTGGAACACCATTATTCTAACCGGCCAACTAGCCGATGACGAGGTCAAAGACCTAATCCGTCACTCCTACGAGCTAGTTAAGAATTAA
- a CDS encoding right-handed parallel beta-helix repeat-containing protein: MRERLVRVAKQTSKRFLTLTAATIMAFSGLALASPMFFTGNVAAAGGILLLNEIFPSPDLNSQSEWVEVYNPGSTSVSTSGWNISSSGHDFSGSGNVSNNCSDTVPAYGYCVFTDNSQVSAQQLLANGGDTVTLTNGVNSDSVTYPSISSSSDMSYARTVNGAGSWTSASPSEGTSNDPADNLSVCASNCDYTSIGAAISGAQAGTDIYVDPGTYHENVNVNKAVTLMGAGADSTTIVATDGNSSPLTFSGNGATVSGFTITHDYTDSELAAWNFNNNGVTFGQLTHDNTLENSTVTLNRNGVYLNNSEDNVVTRNTITNNRTGVNMTNDLAGTQITDNVISDNWTEGLVTYDSGIAINYSNVTVSGNTFDQNWYEQITVKNTSLSSGTLDVSGNTFSDSPVTYTTSSSSSLDEPGFAAQQPVSLGGTATKPAQSLPTLRIFNGGNVSLGYSGKTLKVGADEPYTTIQSAVNDASAGDTIAVDAGTYNESPTINKSLTLTGAQAGVAGSSHSGNESTVNRFYVTAGGVTVNGFSFNGTSTSGQLQVLSASTLSGIVVENNVFSGYSNVALPTNGAGNIVIKQNLFTSPGAPAEAIQIKPYSNQNVINQHDCNGTQVLNNVFTNATTNGAADINFSCTGSNSSNVTVSGNTSTNPTDPNGPNMVAFSGVTDGIVVSNNTASTSGSQVLFFGSVSGTASITGNTFTNGGGKAVSIHGGDHYAGVNDSSNTGTFTITGNTFSGNAYGVYVQSGSLSGSGSVDASHNYWGTAVASTIEGENTSGVTVSPYYVDHLNGTLSSVVPTTVYVNQTGHIPGYDEFSTISEAVNAVASGGTVNVGAGNYTESSLTLAKPLNLFGPNKDANPNTDTRVSEATVTGHILVTSSNVEIKGLTLTDPNYSGVSIEAVQVYGSGSLVSNVTVQNNIFTSIENSAAHGAYGVMVQGNVKTIEVYANKFSGINATTSGGWAHAIEVSPTSSNGSIPQDVRVIGNSFSNITNVGNSDAYAFSVDSTTYGGQTVYADASQILPFAGNSLAGLKVRNLDPNHTLDLTDNWWGNVLGASSSQYSGAVDVSSWCTDSTCTSDQSASSGTTTLPSGSLGTPTTSGNTSSLTLPSTNDVTASTTTSSGTVQVTIPAGITISAPASSNWDGTITAPTVTTVQLGSTKTVSLAIQVGASGVDLTFDKAVRLVLPGQAGQSVGFVNAEGVFSTIDACVAGDDQNAQDTALLAGGDCYLTSGSDLVVWTKHFTTFVAYTPAPQSSNGNSSSATTTSASTTGSQASNGSGAGEVQGQNTSATSGKTSSTNVKTPAANASQPKVAAKEAGGIRWYWWVIVALVALAAIGFGVYRYADGTDKN; encoded by the coding sequence ATGCGCGAGCGGCTTGTTAGGGTGGCTAAACAAACATCAAAAAGGTTCTTAACACTAACGGCGGCTACGATTATGGCCTTTTCTGGCCTGGCTTTGGCCAGTCCGATGTTCTTCACTGGCAACGTTGCGGCCGCTGGCGGCATCCTTTTGCTAAACGAGATTTTTCCCAGCCCGGATCTGAACAGTCAAAGTGAATGGGTAGAAGTTTATAACCCCGGCAGTACCAGTGTCAGCACCAGCGGCTGGAACATTTCTTCATCCGGCCACGATTTTAGCGGTAGTGGTAATGTAAGCAACAATTGTTCCGACACTGTTCCGGCCTACGGCTACTGTGTTTTTACTGATAACTCCCAGGTCAGTGCCCAGCAACTGCTCGCCAACGGCGGCGACACAGTTACGCTGACTAATGGGGTTAATAGCGACTCCGTAACCTACCCTTCTATAAGCAGTAGCTCTGATATGAGCTACGCTCGGACCGTGAACGGCGCAGGTAGCTGGACTTCGGCCTCTCCAAGCGAAGGAACCAGTAACGATCCTGCCGACAACTTGAGCGTCTGCGCCAGCAACTGTGACTATACGAGCATTGGCGCTGCTATCTCTGGCGCCCAAGCCGGCACGGACATCTACGTCGATCCAGGCACTTACCATGAGAACGTTAACGTTAATAAGGCCGTTACGCTTATGGGTGCGGGCGCAGATAGTACCACGATTGTAGCTACCGACGGCAATTCTTCGCCGCTAACCTTCAGCGGCAACGGCGCCACTGTCAGCGGCTTTACTATCACCCACGACTACACTGACTCTGAGCTGGCCGCCTGGAACTTTAACAATAACGGCGTGACTTTCGGCCAATTGACCCACGACAACACTCTTGAGAATTCAACAGTCACTCTTAACCGTAACGGTGTCTACCTGAACAATTCAGAAGATAACGTAGTGACCCGCAACACCATCACGAACAACCGGACCGGCGTTAACATGACCAACGATCTGGCCGGTACTCAGATAACCGACAATGTAATTTCGGATAACTGGACCGAGGGTTTGGTTACCTACGACTCGGGTATTGCCATCAACTATTCCAACGTCACCGTTAGCGGCAACACTTTTGATCAAAACTGGTACGAACAAATCACTGTCAAAAATACGAGTCTCTCCAGCGGCACTCTTGACGTTAGCGGCAACACTTTCAGCGACAGTCCGGTCACTTACACGACTTCTTCCAGCTCCAGCTTGGACGAGCCGGGATTTGCCGCTCAGCAGCCGGTAAGCCTAGGCGGTACGGCTACCAAGCCTGCTCAAAGTCTGCCTACCCTGCGCATCTTTAACGGCGGCAACGTCAGCCTAGGCTACAGTGGCAAGACTTTGAAGGTTGGCGCGGACGAACCTTACACCACTATTCAATCAGCCGTTAACGACGCTTCGGCCGGCGACACGATTGCCGTTGATGCCGGAACCTACAATGAGTCACCGACTATTAATAAGTCGCTGACCCTGACCGGCGCCCAAGCCGGCGTAGCTGGCTCTAGCCACAGCGGCAATGAATCAACGGTTAACCGTTTCTATGTCACTGCCGGCGGTGTTACCGTCAACGGTTTTAGCTTCAACGGCACCAGCACCAGCGGCCAGCTTCAGGTCTTGTCGGCCTCTACTTTGTCAGGAATTGTCGTCGAGAATAATGTCTTCAGCGGATATAGCAATGTTGCTCTGCCAACCAATGGTGCCGGTAATATTGTAATTAAGCAAAACCTGTTCACCTCTCCGGGCGCTCCAGCTGAGGCTATCCAGATCAAGCCATACAGCAACCAGAACGTCATTAATCAGCACGACTGTAACGGCACCCAGGTCTTAAACAACGTATTTACCAACGCCACAACCAACGGCGCGGCCGATATCAACTTTTCCTGCACCGGCAGTAATTCGTCTAATGTTACCGTGTCGGGCAATACCAGCACTAACCCAACCGACCCTAACGGCCCGAACATGGTAGCCTTCTCGGGTGTCACGGACGGGATTGTGGTAAGCAACAACACGGCAAGCACCAGCGGTTCACAAGTACTCTTCTTCGGCAGCGTCAGCGGCACGGCTTCGATTACCGGCAATACCTTCACGAATGGTGGCGGGAAGGCCGTTTCCATCCATGGCGGCGACCATTATGCCGGCGTAAATGACAGCTCCAACACTGGTACGTTTACAATTACGGGCAATACCTTCAGCGGCAACGCTTACGGCGTATACGTACAAAGTGGCTCCCTCAGCGGCAGTGGTTCAGTCGACGCCTCACACAACTACTGGGGCACGGCCGTAGCTTCAACCATAGAAGGCGAGAACACCAGCGGTGTCACCGTTTCGCCATACTATGTTGATCACTTAAACGGCACTTTAAGTTCGGTAGTGCCTACCACGGTTTACGTTAACCAAACCGGTCACATCCCCGGCTACGACGAATTCTCTACCATCAGCGAAGCCGTCAATGCTGTCGCCAGCGGCGGTACCGTCAACGTCGGCGCCGGCAACTACACTGAAAGTTCACTTACACTTGCTAAGCCGCTGAACCTGTTCGGACCAAACAAGGACGCTAATCCGAATACCGACACCCGCGTCAGCGAAGCGACAGTGACCGGCCACATCCTGGTCACTTCCAGCAATGTTGAAATCAAAGGTCTAACTCTTACCGATCCAAACTATTCTGGCGTCAGTATTGAAGCCGTCCAGGTCTACGGTTCCGGTTCGCTAGTTAGCAACGTGACTGTCCAAAACAACATTTTTACCAGCATTGAAAACAGCGCGGCTCACGGCGCTTACGGCGTCATGGTTCAGGGCAACGTCAAGACTATCGAGGTCTACGCCAACAAATTTAGCGGCATCAACGCTACTACTAGCGGCGGCTGGGCCCACGCTATCGAAGTTTCTCCCACCAGCTCCAATGGCAGCATTCCGCAAGATGTTAGGGTTATTGGCAACAGCTTCTCGAACATTACCAACGTTGGTAATTCGGATGCTTACGCCTTCAGCGTCGATAGTACTACCTACGGCGGCCAAACAGTTTACGCTGATGCCTCGCAGATTCTACCGTTTGCCGGCAACAGCCTGGCTGGCCTAAAGGTTCGCAACCTTGACCCCAACCATACCTTAGATCTAACCGACAACTGGTGGGGCAATGTCTTGGGCGCTAGCAGCAGCCAATACAGCGGCGCCGTCGATGTATCGAGCTGGTGCACAGACAGCACCTGTACTTCCGACCAATCGGCCTCAAGCGGCACTACTACATTGCCGTCAGGTTCACTTGGCACGCCAACCACTTCCGGCAACACTTCCAGCCTTACACTGCCTTCAACCAACGACGTAACAGCTTCTACTACGACTTCTAGCGGCACGGTTCAAGTTACAATTCCAGCCGGTATCACTATTAGCGCTCCGGCTAGCAGTAACTGGGATGGCACTATTACCGCCCCGACCGTCACAACTGTTCAACTGGGTTCTACTAAAACTGTCTCGCTAGCCATCCAAGTTGGCGCTTCTGGAGTAGATTTGACATTCGATAAGGCCGTTCGCTTGGTTCTGCCCGGCCAGGCTGGCCAATCAGTCGGCTTTGTTAACGCCGAAGGCGTCTTTAGCACCATCGACGCTTGTGTAGCTGGCGACGACCAGAACGCTCAGGACACAGCCTTACTCGCGGGCGGTGATTGTTATCTGACTTCCGGCAGCGACTTAGTAGTTTGGACCAAGCACTTCACTACCTTTGTTGCCTATACGCCTGCACCGCAGAGTTCTAACGGCAACTCTTCTAGTGCCACAACCACTTCCGCCTCAACCACTGGCTCCCAAGCCAGCAATGGCTCTGGTGCCGGCGAAGTGCAAGGACAAAATACCTCAGCTACCAGCGGCAAAACTTCAAGCACCAACGTTAAGACACCAGCTGCCAACGCTAGCCAGCCTAAGGTTGCCGCCAAAGAAGCCGGCGGCATCCGCTGGTATTGGTGGGTCATCGTTGCCCTAGTTGCTCTAGCAGCTATCGGCTTTGGTGTTTACCGTTACGCCGACGGCACTGACAAAAATTAA
- a CDS encoding NAD(P)H-dependent oxidoreductase: MTKIAVIVGSTREGRQTDKLAAWVAKEVSKIAKVETLDLRDYPLPFFDEAVSPRYNPERQPKPEVKTWLDKIAEFDGYVLVTPEYNRSTSAVLKNALDFLDYQMENKPVALVAHGSAGGAQAVANLRMALPGVGAVSIPQAVFFSDRVGDAIDEEGVLKEELRDKPYGPQVSLRAQSQTLKWYADTLAAARSKA; encoded by the coding sequence ATGACAAAAATTGCCGTAATTGTTGGTAGTACTCGTGAAGGCCGCCAAACAGATAAGTTAGCCGCTTGGGTAGCCAAGGAAGTTTCTAAAATAGCTAAAGTTGAGACCCTTGACCTCAGAGATTATCCGCTGCCTTTTTTTGACGAGGCAGTAAGTCCTCGGTATAACCCAGAACGCCAACCGAAGCCGGAGGTTAAGACGTGGCTGGACAAGATAGCAGAATTCGACGGATACGTTTTAGTAACACCAGAATACAACCGCTCAACATCAGCGGTTCTAAAGAACGCCTTAGATTTTCTTGACTATCAAATGGAGAATAAGCCAGTAGCCTTGGTAGCCCACGGTTCCGCCGGTGGCGCACAAGCGGTAGCCAACTTACGCATGGCCTTGCCGGGGGTTGGCGCCGTGAGTATCCCGCAGGCCGTATTCTTTAGCGACCGAGTTGGTGACGCTATTGACGAAGAGGGCGTACTAAAAGAAGAGCTGCGCGACAAGCCCTATGGTCCGCAAGTCAGCCTAAGGGCCCAAAGCCAGACACTAAAGTGGTACGCTGACACCCTAGCGGCCGCGCGCTCCAAAGCCTAA
- a CDS encoding helix-turn-helix domain-containing protein: MKSLSRTKSLEPHAGCIASAMEIIGNKWTALILRDLASGSKRFSELEKSVGKINPRTLSQRLDDLEVHKIVTKKSYAEVPPRIEYTLTKKGEDLVPVLEQMAAWGTRYYHAG; the protein is encoded by the coding sequence ATGAAAAGTTTATCAAGAACCAAATCTCTCGAACCTCACGCCGGCTGTATTGCCAGCGCCATGGAGATAATTGGTAACAAGTGGACTGCTTTGATTTTGAGAGACCTAGCCAGCGGCTCAAAGCGCTTCAGCGAACTCGAGAAATCCGTTGGCAAAATTAATCCCCGCACTCTTTCTCAGCGACTAGACGACCTCGAGGTGCATAAAATTGTCACTAAAAAATCTTATGCCGAGGTTCCGCCACGAATTGAATATACGCTGACCAAAAAAGGTGAGGATCTGGTGCCGGTTCTAGAGCAAATGGCCGCGTGGGGCACGCGCTACTACCACGCCGGCTAG
- the msrB gene encoding peptide-methionine (R)-S-oxide reductase MsrB: MAQLSEEEIKKRLTPEQYHILREKGTEAPFSGELLNNEEKGMYVCPVCGAELFSSESKYESDIPGLAGWPSFADVVRSDAVKLLEDSSHGMHRTEVICANCGSHLGHLFDDSSSPSGQHYCINSASLEFKPKN, translated from the coding sequence ATGGCCCAACTTAGTGAAGAAGAGATTAAAAAAAGGTTAACACCGGAACAGTACCACATCCTGAGGGAGAAGGGTACGGAAGCACCGTTCAGCGGCGAACTTTTGAACAATGAAGAAAAAGGGATGTATGTCTGCCCGGTTTGCGGTGCCGAGCTGTTTAGTAGCGAATCCAAGTATGAGTCGGATATTCCAGGGTTAGCTGGGTGGCCAAGCTTTGCCGACGTGGTCCGAAGTGATGCTGTTAAACTGCTAGAAGATAGTAGTCATGGCATGCATCGTACCGAGGTTATTTGCGCTAATTGCGGCAGTCACCTTGGGCACTTATTTGACGATTCTAGCAGCCCAAGTGGCCAGCATTATTGTATAAATTCGGCCAGTTTAGAATTTAAACCTAAGAACTAG